In the genome of Cupriavidus malaysiensis, one region contains:
- the fur gene encoding ferric iron uptake transcriptional regulator translates to MLMPPDSSDPIDLKRAGLKATSPRMRVLEVFRASTQRHLSAEEVYRALLSQDLDAGLSTIYRVLNQLVQANILVRRTFESDHAVFELNEGGHHDHLICVSCGRVEEFTDEGIERRQREVASAKNFALREHMLVLYGLCPACHARESLD, encoded by the coding sequence ATGCTTATGCCACCCGATAGCTCCGATCCCATCGACCTGAAGCGCGCCGGCCTGAAGGCCACCTCGCCGCGCATGCGCGTGCTGGAGGTGTTCCGCGCCAGCACCCAGCGCCACCTGAGCGCCGAAGAGGTCTATCGCGCGCTGCTGTCGCAGGACCTCGATGCCGGGCTGTCGACCATCTACCGCGTGCTCAACCAGCTGGTGCAGGCGAACATCCTGGTGCGCCGCACCTTCGAGTCCGACCATGCGGTGTTCGAGCTCAACGAGGGCGGCCACCACGACCACCTGATCTGCGTGAGCTGCGGCCGCGTCGAGGAGTTCACCGACGAGGGCATCGAACGGCGCCAGCGCGAGGTGGCCTCGGCCAAGAACTTCGCGCTGCGCGAGCACATGCTGGTGCTGTACGGCCTGTGCCCGGCGTGCCACGCGCGCGAGTCGCTGGACTGA
- a CDS encoding MgtC/SapB family protein: MLGDLQHYWSGSFLAANAFIGLNLVGALLLGMLVGYERSYNGRAAGMRTYGLVCMASTALTVSVGHAPLWYGGTTAHIQADSAHAIQGVITGIGFLRAGVIMKDGMRVRGLTTAASVWAVAATGVLLGVGFYAAALLLAVLCVGSMSLVHPLESRRENAEGISIRQKTA, from the coding sequence ATGCTCGGTGATCTGCAGCACTATTGGAGCGGTAGCTTCCTGGCCGCCAACGCGTTCATCGGCTTGAACCTGGTGGGCGCGTTGCTGCTCGGCATGCTGGTGGGCTACGAGCGGTCGTACAACGGTCGTGCCGCCGGCATGCGCACCTATGGGCTCGTCTGCATGGCGTCCACCGCGCTGACCGTGTCCGTCGGTCACGCGCCGCTCTGGTACGGCGGCACCACAGCGCACATCCAGGCAGATTCGGCACATGCCATCCAGGGCGTCATCACCGGCATCGGCTTCCTCCGCGCCGGGGTCATCATGAAGGACGGCATGCGCGTCCGCGGCCTGACGACCGCTGCATCTGTCTGGGCCGTTGCCGCGACGGGCGTGCTCCTTGGGGTTGGGTTCTATGCGGCTGCGCTGCTGCTCGCCGTCCTATGCGTGGGCTCGATGTCTCTGGTGCATCCGCTGGAGTCTCGGCGGGAGAACGCGGAAGGGATTTCCATCCGCCAAAAAACCGCTTGA